The Rubrobacter tropicus nucleotide sequence GTAGATGTTCAGCTGCTTGTTGAAGCGCTTCTGGATGGGCATCGGGCTGCCCGAGATCCAGACCTTCAGCTCCGCGTCCAGGTCGAAGTGCCCGGCGGTCTCGACGCTGAAGTGGGTGATGCTCCTGTAGGGCAGCGAATGGTACTCGACCTTGCTGCCGGTAAGACCCTGCCTGTCCACGAGTATCAGGCGCTTGTTCGTGAAGACGAAGAGGTCCCGGATCAACTGGTAAGCCTTCTCGATCCGCTCGCCCGCGGCAAGCACCCGCGCAAAATCCCCTTCTATCTTCGCCGGATCTACCTCCGACGCGTTCCCCATCAACCCGTCCAACAACCCCATATACCCTCCCGTCGACCGTTCTCTTACGCGATCCTACGCCGGCGACCGGGGCGCGGGCTACGCTTCTCCCTCACCCCGCGTTAACTTTGCATTAAATGCTTTAGAACTCGTCGCGGCGTTGGTATCTTTGCAGAAGTAGACGCACCACGCACGAGACCTGACGGAGTGAAGGACGTGGACAGAGAGCGGGGTAGGGTGGGCGCTGAGGTCACGCGGCGGACCTTTCTGCGGGCTGCGGGCGCGGGGGCGGCCTGGGTCGCGCTGGTCGGTACGCTCGGCTGCGAGCCGGGTGAGCGGGAGGAGCGGGCCGGCGCCTCGCCCCTGAAGCCTGGGGAGTCTTCCGTTCGCGGCCTGCAGCCCGCGCGTTCTGGGCCGGCACACGTCTTCCGCTCGCGCCCCGACCTCGACCCGCCGGCCGTGACGGTAGGCACGCCCGCAAACGGCACCGCTCCGGGGTACGTCTTCGTAGCGCCGAAGAAGGGGCCGGGGCGGGACGGGCCCATGATCCTGGACAACAACGGCGACCCCGTGTGGTTCCGTCCCATGCGGGAAGAGCAGGACGCCATGGACTGCAAGGTTCAGGAGTACAGGGGCGCGCCCGTGCTGACCTGGTGGGAGGGCGTCCACCTCGGGTACGGGCAGGGGGAGTACGTGATCTGCGACGCGGGGTACCGCGAGCTCGCCCGCGTCCGCGCCGGCAACGACCTCGACGGGGACCACCACGAGTTTCTCATCACCAAGAACGACACGGCCCTAATCACCATCTACGCCGAGGTGCCTTACGACCTCTCCCCCCTCGGCGGCCCCGAGGGTGGCACGGTCGCCGAAGGCGTGATCCAGGAGCTGGACATCGAGACCGGCGAGGTCCTCTTCGAGTGGCGCAGCCTGGAGCACGTCCCCGTAGAGGAGACCCACGGCGATCTGCCGGACGACCCGGCCAACGCCTTCGACTACTTCCACATAAACTCCATAGACGTGGACGAAGACGACAACCTGCTCGTCTCGGCCCGCAGGACGTTCACCGTGTACAAGATCGACCGCAAGACGGGCGAGGTGATCTGGCGCCTCGGCGGCAAGAAGAGCGACTTCGAGATGGGCGACGGCACTAAAACCCTCTACCAGCACGACGCCCGCCGCCAGCCCGACGGCACCATCACCCTCTTCGACAACGGCGGCATGTACGTGAGCGAGGAGTCGAGGGTAGTGGGTATTCGGACGGACGAGGGCGATATGACGGCCACCGTTGCCAGGGAGTACACCCACCCTGACGGCGTCCTCTCCCTCACCCAGGGCAACGCGCAGAGGCTCCCGAACGGCAACGTGTTCGTCGGCTGGGGCAGCGAGCCCGTCTTCTCAGAGTTCGACGAGGACGGCGGGCTCCTTTTCAGCGCCAGCCTCCCGGCGGAGGTCGAGTCCTACCGCGCCTTCCGCCACCCCTGGACCGGCCGTCCCGACACCCTCCCCGACCTGATAGCCACCCCCGCCCACGACGGCGGCGTAACGCTCCACGCGAGCTGGAACGGCGCCACCGAGGTCAAGACCTGGGAAGTCCTCGCTGGCCCGGCCACGGACGAGCTCGAACCCGTGGGTTCAGTTCCCCGCACCGGCTTCGAGACCGCCATCGCCCTCCGCACGGGCGACGCACTCGTCGCCGTTCGCGCCCTGGACGGCTCGGGGCAGGCGCTCGGCACGTCGAGGGCCATAAACATCCGGGGCTAGGGTTAAGACATAGCAGCCGGCGCCTGTGCCGTAGGAAAGACGTGCCGCGGGTGGGTCCTTCGGGGTCTCAGTCTCGGGAACGGGAGACGGTGCGGACCCACGCTACGAGCGCCAGTTGCAGCGGGAGGCGCAGCCACAGGAGCGCCGTCCACCACGAGGGTTTGCCCGCGGCGCGGGCGTCCAACAGCATCTGCACGTTGGCTGGGAGGACCGAGATCAGCAACAGGATCAGGCCGATCCCGGCCGCGGTACGGGTGCGCTTCGGAAAGAGTCCCAGCCCGCCCAGAACCTCGCAGGCACCGCTCAGGTAGACGAGTTCGCGGTGGAGCGGCAGGTATGGCGGCATGATCTTCTCGTAAGCCGCGGGGGCCGCGTAGTGCAGCAGCCCGGCCACGACGAAGACCAGCCCCGTCGAAGCGCGCGAAAACGACGAGCCCACGTTCGTATGTCCCTTCTGGATTGCCGTCCGGCCAGCACGTAAGACTACCCCAGACGCACCGCGCCGCGGTGGACGCGCCAGGCGGCACAGGTGCTACTTGGGACGGGGCGCGCGCTCCCGTAGACTTACCGCATCTTTCGGCACCGGCTCTCGGAGGGAGTTTTTTGGCCGCCAAACCGGAACTTCCGATCATCCCCTTCGCATCGCGGGAAGCCTGGGAGACCTGGCTCGACGGGCAGCACGCCGTCTCGGAAGGGCTGTGGCTCAAGATCGCCAGGAAGGGCTCCGGCATCGAG carries:
- a CDS encoding PH domain-containing protein, which translates into the protein MGLLDGLMGNASEVDPAKIEGDFARVLAAGERIEKAYQLIRDLFVFTNKRLILVDRQGLTGSKVEYHSLPYRSITHFSVETAGHFDLDAELKVWISGSPMPIQKRFNKQLNIYDVQSVLAGYVLD
- a CDS encoding DoxX family protein, whose translation is MGSSFSRASTGLVFVVAGLLHYAAPAAYEKIMPPYLPLHRELVYLSGACEVLGGLGLFPKRTRTAAGIGLILLLISVLPANVQMLLDARAAGKPSWWTALLWLRLPLQLALVAWVRTVSRSRD
- a CDS encoding arylsulfotransferase family protein gives rise to the protein MGAEVTRRTFLRAAGAGAAWVALVGTLGCEPGEREERAGASPLKPGESSVRGLQPARSGPAHVFRSRPDLDPPAVTVGTPANGTAPGYVFVAPKKGPGRDGPMILDNNGDPVWFRPMREEQDAMDCKVQEYRGAPVLTWWEGVHLGYGQGEYVICDAGYRELARVRAGNDLDGDHHEFLITKNDTALITIYAEVPYDLSPLGGPEGGTVAEGVIQELDIETGEVLFEWRSLEHVPVEETHGDLPDDPANAFDYFHINSIDVDEDDNLLVSARRTFTVYKIDRKTGEVIWRLGGKKSDFEMGDGTKTLYQHDARRQPDGTITLFDNGGMYVSEESRVVGIRTDEGDMTATVAREYTHPDGVLSLTQGNAQRLPNGNVFVGWGSEPVFSEFDEDGGLLFSASLPAEVESYRAFRHPWTGRPDTLPDLIATPAHDGGVTLHASWNGATEVKTWEVLAGPATDELEPVGSVPRTGFETAIALRTGDALVAVRALDGSGQALGTSRAINIRG